Below is a window of Lacibacter sp. H407 DNA.
ATAACCAGATCAGCTGGAACTAAAGTGCAAGCAACTCTTCCTGCAAGCGTCCCTTTGCATCAAACACCAATAACTTTTTATTGAGCATTGATTTCTGAACAATGATACGGTATTCGTTAGCCTCAGCTCTTGGTTTGCTGATGATGATGGCATCTTTCACTGTCCAATCTTTGTACTTCGATTTTTTAAAATTATCCTGAACAGTTAAGGGAAGAGAATCGATCACTACTTTTTCTTCTGTACTCACCCAATCAGCTTTCGGTGTAAAATTGGCTTTGAGTTTTTTGTCGCCCAATGAAAATTGCACGGAATGATTATCGATCCCTCCGCTCCACTTCGCATCTTTGGCATCGGGAAATTGTTTTTCGAATGTTTGCTTTACAAGATCAGGCACCTGAAACAATTGTGCGTTCGCAACAATTACAGCTGCAAAAAGAAATATGGAAAGGATAAAAAGATGCTTCATCTTGAAGGCTTTATGAATCGAAGATAAAACTGTTTGCGATGAAGAATTGTTAATGAGTAGTTGCAAAAATGATTTACTTATTCTTTGCCGGCAACTACAATAACGATCTCGCCTTTGATTGCTTTGGCTGCAAAGTGGTCGTGTACTTCTTTTAATGTACCACGCTTATTTTCTTCAAACTTTTTTGTGAGTTCTCTGCTAACACAACACAAACGGTCTTCGCCAAAGTATTGCATAAAATCGGCGAGTGTTTTCAACAATCGAAACGGCGATTCATAAAAGATCATGGTACGTTCTTCCTCAACCAATTGCTTCAACGCTGTCATCCGCCCTTTTTTCTGTGGCAGAAATCCTTCAAATGTAAAACGGGTTGCAGGCAATCCACTATTGACCAATGCCGGAACAAATGCTGTTGCGCCGGGAAGTGTTTCCACAACAATATCATTCTTTACACATTCACGTACCAATAAAAAAGCAGGATCGCTGATGCCTGGTGTACCGGCATCTGTAAGTAAAGCCATCTTCTTTCCCTCTTTCAATTGATCAACGAGGTGCTGCACAATTTTATGTTCATTGTGCTGATGGTAGGGAGAAATAGGCTTTTGTATATTGTAATGATTCAGCAACACCCCGCTTGTGCGTGTATCCTCGGCAAGAATAAGGTCGGCTTCCTGCAACACTTCTAAAGCACGAAGCGTAATATCTTTGAGATTACCGATGGGAGTTGGAACTATAATCAACATGAAAGAAGTATGAGGTTAGAAGTACGAGGTACGAATGTACAGGTTCTACTTCCTGTTTCTTCCCTCTTACAACTTGATTAGTTCACTGAAATTTCGTACTGCTCCATCACCGCATTGGCCAGTAGTTTTTTAGCTGCTTCTTCGGCAATTGCTTTTGCTTCGTCGGCTGTAGCCGCATCGATCTGCATGCTGATGTTTTTTCCAATGCGCACATCTGCCACACCTGTTAAACCTAAATTACTTAATCCACCCATTACAGCTTTTCCTTGTGGATCCAATAAGTCTTTGAGTGGCATTACTTTCACCTGAACTGTGTACGTCATTGTCGTATAATTAAATTATGAAATTTGTTTTCGAAGCAGCAAAGATAAAGCAACGTAGGCTAAATAAATAAGCGGAATGGCTGCCCATTGAAAAACAATACCAAGAATAATTGCCAATACCGCCAGTATGATCTTGGGCTGATTTCCCTTGAAGCTGTAATCTTTAAACTTCAGGCTCATGATAGGTATATCCGACACCATCAGGTAACTGATGAGGAGGGTAATACCGTACAATACCCAGCGGTTTATCACCACCGAAGCAAGATCCCATGAATCGTACCACACCACCAATGGCAATGCCGCTACTACAAAACCTGTAATGGGCGTAGGCACTCCACGAAAAGAAGTTGTCTGACGTTCATCGATATTAAACTTCGCCAACCGCCACGCTGCACAGCAAGCAATCAGTAACGCAGGTAACAACAGCAAAATCGATGTATCCAATGCCGATTCTTCTTTCAAATAACTCATACGCAGCAATTGATACATGATCATGGCCGGTGCAACACCAAACGTTACTACATCACTCAATGAATCGAGTTGCTTGCCCATTTCGGAAGATGCTTTCATCAATCTTGCTAAAAATCCATCCAGGAAATCAACCAAGCCTGCGGCAAAAATAAAAAACGAAGCATACATGATCTTCTCTGGCAGATTGATGATGAGATTTCCTTGGTCAATTGCCGTAATGTTTTCACCCGGCTGCAGAATGAGAATAATTGCAATGCAACCAAATACAAGGTTGAGTAATGTGAAAAGGTTTGGGATTTGTTTCATATAGTAGTCAACAGTCGATGGTCCACAGACCACAGACGAGCGTTTATATTTTAATCGTTTAATGAATTGATGAGTGCCTGAATCATTTTTACTAAGATTTCAATTTGGATATACAGTTTTGCAAATAACTCTTCCCCTAAATAATTTCTTCGCTTTGCCAAAAACAAACATCCAACAACTTCAAGTGCCGAACGATTGGCAATTACCAAAAATCGCTTGAATTCCGCATTTGATAATCCCGTCGAGCCCTCAACAATGTTCAATGACACAGAATTGGCCGCTCTTCGCATTTGGCTTGATAAAGAATAAAGTTCATGCGATGGGAAAGACTTTGCCAACAAATCAACATCATCCGTTAACTCTAACGACTGCTGCCAAACCTTCAGACTTTCAAACTTAAATGCCATATATCATCAATGACTTTACAATATCAAACTCTGCCATGGACCATCGACTGTTGACCGTGGACTAAACTACTTTTTCATCAACGCTTCAATATCCTCAACAGTAATTGGAATATTCTGCATGAGATCTTTATTTCCATTACGAGTGATCCAGAAATTATTTTCAATACGCACTCCCATTTGTTCTTCTTCAATATAAATACCCGGCTCAATGGTAAATACCATTCCTGCTTTTACAGGTTCGGTTTTTGTACCAAGGTCGTGCACATCAATACCCAGATGATGGGATATGCCATGATAGAGATACTTGCGGTACGCTCTGTTCTCGGCATCTTCATTCTTTACATCTGTTTTTTTCAACAAACCGATCTTTAAGAATTGTTGCGTTGCTTCCTCTCCTACTTTGTTAGTATAATCAACAATGGTGATGCCCGGCTTCAGAATGCCTTTACAATAATTGTGAATATTCAGGCATGCATTGTATACTGTTTTTTGTCTGCGTGTAAACTTACCATTCACCGGAACAGTACGTGTAAGATCGGCGCAATAGCCTCCATATTCTGCACCAAAATCCATCAGGATCAATTCACCATCGTTACATGAGCCGTTATTGCTAACGTAATGCAATGTTCTTGCATTATCACCACTGGCAATAATACTTCCATATGCAGGACCTGTTGATCCCTGCGATAAAAATGAATGATAAATTTCCGCTTCAATTTCATTTTCTAAAACACCTGGCTTAATGAACTTGAGTAATCGGCGAAATGTAACATCGGTAATATCCATCGCCTTCTGCATCAACTCAATTTCCTCCGCTGTTTTAATAGCACGCAGATCTCTCATAATTTTTGCAGCACGTAAAAAATTATGCAGCGGATATTTTGCTTTCATTTCATCAATAAACCGATAATCACGGCTACGGATAGACGAAGCCTTGCGATCGTTCTCGTTGCTGCTTAAATAAATAGTATCGGCCAAATGTATCCAAGCTTGTAATAATCCTTCAATGCTATCTAACCAAACAATGGTTTGAATACCTGAAATTTCCCGTGCTTCGTTTGCACGTAAACGTTTGCCATCCCATTTTTCTTTCAATTCGTTTGGTCGAACCAACACCAACACTTCCCTGTATTTTGGATCGGGATTGTTTGGAAAGAGAATCACCATGCTGTCTTCCTGCATAATACCGGTAAGCCAAAACAGGTCACTGTTTTGTTTATAGGCATGTAACGCATCACCATTCATGGGCCACTCATCGTTGCTTACAAACACTGCAATTGAGTTTGGCTGCATGGCTTTTATAAAACGCTCCCTGTTTTTAGTGAACAGTTGTGGCTTAACGGGCTGAAATTTCATATAACAAGTATTGAAGCTGCAAAATAAGCCAATGCAGGTGGCCGCCCAATTCTGCCGGCAAATAATCCACAGAAAGTGAAAAACTAACAGCTGTTTGCAAAAGATTTCTAAACCATCTATCGGCGCTTGCAATAAATTCAACAA
It encodes the following:
- a CDS encoding PepSY-like domain-containing protein, which produces MKHLFILSIFLFAAVIVANAQLFQVPDLVKQTFEKQFPDAKDAKWSGGIDNHSVQFSLGDKKLKANFTPKADWVSTEEKVVIDSLPLTVQDNFKKSKYKDWTVKDAIIISKPRAEANEYRIIVQKSMLNKKLLVFDAKGRLQEELLAL
- the rsmI gene encoding 16S rRNA (cytidine(1402)-2'-O)-methyltransferase, giving the protein MLIIVPTPIGNLKDITLRALEVLQEADLILAEDTRTSGVLLNHYNIQKPISPYHQHNEHKIVQHLVDQLKEGKKMALLTDAGTPGISDPAFLLVRECVKNDIVVETLPGATAFVPALVNSGLPATRFTFEGFLPQKKGRMTALKQLVEEERTMIFYESPFRLLKTLADFMQYFGEDRLCCVSRELTKKFEENKRGTLKEVHDHFAAKAIKGEIVIVVAGKE
- the purS gene encoding phosphoribosylformylglycinamidine synthase subunit PurS — encoded protein: MTYTVQVKVMPLKDLLDPQGKAVMGGLSNLGLTGVADVRIGKNISMQIDAATADEAKAIAEEAAKKLLANAVMEQYEISVN
- a CDS encoding CDP-alcohol phosphatidyltransferase family protein — its product is MKQIPNLFTLLNLVFGCIAIILILQPGENITAIDQGNLIINLPEKIMYASFFIFAAGLVDFLDGFLARLMKASSEMGKQLDSLSDVVTFGVAPAMIMYQLLRMSYLKEESALDTSILLLLPALLIACCAAWRLAKFNIDERQTTSFRGVPTPITGFVVAALPLVVWYDSWDLASVVINRWVLYGITLLISYLMVSDIPIMSLKFKDYSFKGNQPKIILAVLAIILGIVFQWAAIPLIYLAYVALSLLLRKQIS
- a CDS encoding four helix bundle protein, producing the protein MAFKFESLKVWQQSLELTDDVDLLAKSFPSHELYSLSSQMRRAANSVSLNIVEGSTGLSNAEFKRFLVIANRSALEVVGCLFLAKRRNYLGEELFAKLYIQIEILVKMIQALINSLND
- a CDS encoding aminopeptidase P family protein, producing MKFQPVKPQLFTKNRERFIKAMQPNSIAVFVSNDEWPMNGDALHAYKQNSDLFWLTGIMQEDSMVILFPNNPDPKYREVLVLVRPNELKEKWDGKRLRANEAREISGIQTIVWLDSIEGLLQAWIHLADTIYLSSNENDRKASSIRSRDYRFIDEMKAKYPLHNFLRAAKIMRDLRAIKTAEEIELMQKAMDITDVTFRRLLKFIKPGVLENEIEAEIYHSFLSQGSTGPAYGSIIASGDNARTLHYVSNNGSCNDGELILMDFGAEYGGYCADLTRTVPVNGKFTRRQKTVYNACLNIHNYCKGILKPGITIVDYTNKVGEEATQQFLKIGLLKKTDVKNEDAENRAYRKYLYHGISHHLGIDVHDLGTKTEPVKAGMVFTIEPGIYIEEEQMGVRIENNFWITRNGNKDLMQNIPITVEDIEALMKK